The Primulina eburnea isolate SZY01 chromosome 6, ASM2296580v1, whole genome shotgun sequence genome contains a region encoding:
- the LOC140834381 gene encoding ELF3-like protein 2 gives MKRGKDEDKTMGPMFPRLHVNEIEKRGPRAPPRNKMALYEQLSIPSQRFTGTVDLVPSSSQGGGNEKGIVVSRQLLPRHQSEKQYKQFSDSSNPLTLVDQRKESDDDDFRVPIFIHSKASVEHGKSTNVFIAEKPPPSNISHLNPLFKFRKDSIQSEEKLKELVADPDKAISNSSSLCQETIVNSLDGIERSKSDGSVQLEVCHEFQPVGDMHDSDVCGEHISTMDKRISSVVARDLTYEPNKDQPRVNTMSETYSTDTIAGLEITPDDVVGIIGQKRFWKARRAIVNQQRVFADQVFELHRLMKVQKSIATLPHFLLEDVVRIGKPVKALSEKKVPLDCPNKALPSVSNPKGDSKKPVTEEGSAENSNAKSYLSSVQNNVLPPNYRITSNQARPWSFNQPHGPQWLVPVMSPSEGLVYKPYPGPGYVGPAIPSNNFMTPAYGVPAIHAQYQLPSFPSPGSHPYFPAFGMPVMSTTSLSSSSVEQVNQPSIPGQFQLANLSSKRNNSVPGRENLQLPEDIEVQGSTASSPTERVKSSGSGSVLDKRSALRLFPTSPTEPECPPSLPRVIKVVPHKAGSATESVARIFRSIQEERKHHDSL, from the exons ATGAAAAGAGGCAAAGACGAGGATAAGACGATGGGGCCTATGTTTCCAAGGCTTCATGTTAATGAGATTGAGAAGCGAGGGCCAAGAGCACCACCTAGAAACAAGATGGCCCTTTACGAGCAGCTGAGCATCCCTTCACAAAGATTTACTGGGACGGTGGATTTGGTGCCATCATCGAGCCAG GGTGGTGGAAATGAAAAGGGTATTGTTGTTTCTCGGCAGTTGCTGCCAAGGCATCAATCTGAGAAACAGTACAAGCAATTTTCCGATTCAAGTAATCCATTGACACTAGTTGATCAAAGAAAGGAATCGGATGATGATGACTTTAGAGTTCCCATTTTCATACACTCCAAAGCAAGTGTAGAACACGGTAAATCTACAAATGTTTTTATTGCGGAAAAACCACCCCCCTCCAACATTTCTCACCTCAATCCCTTGTTCAAGTTTCGAAAAGACAGCATTCAAAGCGAAGAGAAATTGAAAGAGCTGGTGGCTGACCCGGATAAAGCTATCTCAAATTCTTCATCTCTATGTCAAGAAACAATAGTTAACTCGCTAGATGGTATTGAAAGATCAAAGAGTGACGGTAGTGTGCAATTAGAGGTCTGCCACGAGTTTCAACCTGTTGGTGATATGCATGATTCTGACGTATGTGGCGAGCATATATCCACCATGGATAAAAGAATTTCTTCTGTTGTGGCTAGAGATCTTACTTATGAACCTAATAAAGATCAGCCAAGGGTTAACACCATGTCTGAAACTTACAGTACTGATACTATAGCCGGACTGGAGATAACACCGGATGATGTCGTTGGCATAATTGGTCAGAAACGGTTTTGGAAAGCCAGGCGGGCAATTGTCAA TCAACAAAGGGTGTTCGCTGATCAAGTATTTGAATTGCATAGATTAATGAAG GTCCAGAAATCTATTGCCACATTGCCGCATTTTTTGCTCGAGGATGTTGTCCGTATAGGCAAACCTGTGAAGGCTTTGTCAGAAAAAAAAGTTCCCTTGGATTGTCCCAATAAAGCTCTTCCCAGTGTTTCCAATCCAAAAGGTGACTCGAAAAAGCCCGTCACTGAAGAAGGTTCAGCTGAAAATTCTAATGCGAAATCGTATTTATCTTCTGTTCAAAACAATGTGTTGCCTCCAAACTACAGAATTACTAGCAATCAAGCTAGACCATGGTCTTTTAATCAACCACATGGCCCACAATGGTTGGTTCCTGTTATGTCCCCTTCCGAAGGACTAGTATACAAACCGTATCCTGGCCCTGGCTATGTGGGTCCAGCGATTCCTAGCAATAATTTCATGACTCCAGCATATGGAGTTCCTGCTATACATGCACAGTACCAATTACCATCTTTTCCATCCCCCGGTTCTCACCCCTACTTTCCAGCTTTCGGGATGCCTGTCATGAGTACAACTTCTTTATCCAGTTCTTCCGTTGAGCAAGTGAATCAGCCGTCTATACCAGGGCAATTCCAGTTAGCCAATCTGTCCAGCAAGAGGAACAATTCTGTGCCGGGCCGGGAAAACCTGCAGTTACCCGAGGATATTGAAGTACAAGGTAGCACAGCAAGTAGtccaactgaaagagtgaagaGTAGTGGGTCAGGCAGTGTCTTGGATAAAAGAAGCGCACTTCGACTTTTTCCCACATCTCCAACCGAACCTGAATGCCCCCCCAGTCTCCCTCGGGTGATTAAGGTTGTTCCTCACAAGGCAGGATCCGCGACTGAATCTGTTGCTAGAATTTTTCGGTCCATTCAAGAAGAGAGAAAACACCATGATTCATTGTAG
- the LOC140834380 gene encoding glycosyltransferase BC10-like, translating into MEEGKDPNVVNRVGHSRVLPHRLLRLLVPFLVLCFTFSVVSIYMIRYFGAYNTEAISRPRLVPCPEEGKNLDNWIKPPSDAMHGMSDKELFWRASLVPRVKKYPFERVPKIAFMFLTKGPLPLFPLWERFFKGHEGLYSIYIHSLPTFKADFPSSSVFYGRQIPSQVSEWGKMSMCDAERRLLANALLDISNERFVLLSESCIPLYNFTTIYNYLTRSKYSFIGAFDDPGPYGRGRYNYNMLPEVNITQWRKGSQWFELNRKLALFVIEDTKFYPKFLEFCKPHCYVDEHYFPTMLTIRAPNLLANRSITWVDWSRGGAHPATFGSTDITEEFMKRVLEGMECSYNDNSSSVCHLFARKFSPSALEPLFLLAPKFLGF; encoded by the exons ATGGAAGAAGGCAAGGATCCTAATGTTGTGAACCGGGTAGGCCATTCTAGGGTTTTGCCACACAGATTGCTTCGATTGCTGGTACCTTTTCTTGTTCTGTGTTTTACATTCTCTGTAGTTAGTATCTACATGATTAGATATTTTGGAGCTTATAATACAGAGGCTATTTCGAGGCCTAGATTGGTGCCCTGCCCTGAAGAAGGGAAAAATTTAGACAATTGGATCAAGCCTCCTTCTGATGCAATGCACGGAATGAGTGACAAGGAGTTGTTTTGGAGAGCATCATTGGTACCTCGAGTCAAGAAATATCCATTTGAAAGGGTTCCAAAGATTGCGTTCATGTTCTTGACTAAAGGACCATTGCCATTATTTCCTCTTTGGGAGAGGTTTTTCAAGGGGCATGAGGGGCTGTATTCCATCTATATTCATTCCCTACCGACTTTTAAGGCTGATTTCCCTTCATCATCCGTGTTTTATGGGAGGCAAATACCGAGTCAG GTCTCGGAATGGGGAAAGATGAGTATGTGTGATGCCGAGAGAAGACTTCTTGCTAATGCCTTACTTGACATTTCCAATGAACGATTCGTCCTGCTCTCTGAATCTTGCATCCCCCTTTACAATTTCACAACAATCTACAACTACTTAACGAGGTCCAAATATAGCTTCATCGGTGCATTTGATGACCCCGGGCCATATGGGAGAGGACGATACAACTACAACATGTTACCAGAGGTTAACATTACCCAATGGCGCAAAGGATCTCAATGGTTTGAACTCAACCGAAAACTGGCTCTCTTTGTCATCGAGGACACAAAATTCTACCCAAAATTTTTGGAGTTCTGCAAACCACACTGCTACGTTGACGAACATTATTTTCCGACCATGTTGACAATTCGTGCACCAAATCTCTTGGCAAACCGAAGCATCACTTGGGTAGACTGGTCAAGGGGTGGGGCCCATCCAGCGACATTCGGCAGCACAGATATCACGGAGGAATTCATGAAGAGGGTTCTTGAAGGGATGGAGTGCTCATACAATGATAATTCCTCTTCAGTATGTCATCTTTTTGCAAGAAAGTTCTCACCAAGTGCATTGGAACCATTATTCCTGTTGGCACCAAAGTTCTTGGGATTTTGA
- the LOC140834383 gene encoding vacuolar protein sorting-associated protein 32 homolog 1-like: protein MFTRIFGKPKQEANALATLDKLNETLEMLEKKEKVLLKKAAAEVEKAKELTKAKNKRAAIQCLKRKRLYEQQIEQLGNFQLRIHDQMIMLEGAKATTETVDALRTGAAAMKAMQKATNIDDVDKTMDEINEQTENMKQIQEALSAPLGAAADFDEDELEAELEELEGAELEEQLLQPATTAPAVPVRVPAGRQPAKKDEDEDDELAELQREMAL, encoded by the exons ATGTTTACGCGAATTTTCGGAAAGCCTAAGCAAGAGGCAAATGCTCTGGCAACGCTTGACAAATTAAATGAG ACTCTTGAGATGCTAGAGAAAAAGGAGAAAGTTCTCCTGAAGAAGGCAGCGGCAGAAGTGGAAAAGGCGAAGGAGCTTACCAAAGCTAAAAATAAAAGGG CTGCAATACAATGTTTAAAGAGGAAAAGGCTCTATGAACAGCAAATCGAACAACTTGGAAATTTCCAGTTGCGAATTCATGATCAG ATGATAATGCTCGAGGGGGCCAAAGCTACTACAGAAACTGTTGATGCTTTGAGAACTGGAGCAGCTGCAATGAAAGCTATGCAGAAGGCTAC CAATATTGATGATGTGGACAAAACAATGGATGAGATCAATGAGCAGACCGAAAATATGAAACAAATTCAGGAAGCACTGTCTGCACCACTTGGTGCAGCAGCAGATTTTGATGAG GATGAGTTGGAGGCTGAGCTTGAAGAACTTGAAGGAGCTGAACTAGAGGAACAGCTTCTGCAACCTGCAACAACAGCTCCTGCTGTTCCTGTTAGAGTGCCTGCCGGTAGGCAACCGGCAAAGAAAgatgaagatgaagatgatGAACTTGCTGAATTGCAGAGGGAGATGGCCCTTTGA
- the LOC140834382 gene encoding uncharacterized protein, protein MSSPRETHIPVPPDPGDKPIKNESDLSTLSIHVVTCASQLPAEFLQPSSERQLVIGFDCEGVDLCRNGTLCIMQLAFSDAIYLVDAIEGGETLVKACKPALESSYVTKVIHDCKRDSEALFFQFGIRLNNVVDTQIAYSLIKEQEGDKRVPDDYISFVGLLADPSYCGISYDEKEEVRVLLRQDPNFWTYRPLSKQMVRAAADDVRFLLLIYNKMLEKLNHRSLWYLAVRGALYCRCFCISDNNYADWPALPPLPDNLIADRHAPEQEILSVLDVPPGKMGCVIGRRGVNILSIKESCNAEIFLGGDKGPPDKVFIIGPVKQVRKALAMIRGRMLDIY, encoded by the exons ATGTCGTCCCCTCGTGAGACTCACATTCCTGTGCCTCCGGACCCTG GTGACAAGCCCATCAAGAATGAATCAGACTTGTCTACTCTTTCTATCCATGTGGTCACCTGTGCATCTCAACTTCCTGCAGAATTTTTGCAGCCTTCAAGTGAGAGGCAACTGGTCATAGGCTTTGATTGTGAGGGGGTTGATCTTTGTCGAAATGGGACTCTTTGTATTATGCAG CTTGCATTTTCAGATGCTATATATTTGGTTGATGCCATTGAGGGTGGAGAGACACTTGTGAAAGCCTGTAAGCCTGCACTTGAGTCCAGTTATGTCACCAAAGTTATTCATGATTGCAAACGAGACAGCGAG GCACTGTTCTTTCAGTTTGGCATTCGGCTAAATAATGTTGTTGATACCCAG ATTGCTTATTCTTTGATTAAGGAGCAAGAAGGGGACAAAAGAGTCCCAGATGACTACATATCATTTGTTGGCCTCCTTGCTGACCCTAGTTATTGTG GGATATCCTATGATGAGAAGGAAGAGGTTCGCGTTCTTTTAAGGCAG GATCCCAACTTTTGGACATACAGACCATTGTCTAAACAAATGGTCCGTGCTGCTGCAGATGATGTCCGCTTTCTTTTACTCATCTATAATaagatgttggagaaattgaATCATAGATCTCTGTGGTATCTTGCGGTCCGTGGTGCACTTTATTGCAGATGTTTCTGCATTAGTGATAATAATTATGCTGACTGGCCAGCTCTGCCTCCACTTCCAG ATAATCTTATTGCTGATAGGCATGCTCCAGAGCAAGAAATCCTCTCAGTTCTTGATGTTCCCCCAGGGAAAATGGGGTGTGTTATTGGGAGACGAGGAGTTAATATCTTGTCAATAAAGGAATCATGCAA cGCTGAAATATTTCTCGGAGGTGATAAAGGTCCTCCGGACAAG GTTTTCATAATTGGGCCAGTAAAGCAGGTTAGGAAAGCTCTAGCCATGATAAGGGGAAGAATGCTGGATATATACTAG